The DNA region TTCATACCTTTCGTTTTAGAACCCGTATCTACCTCATCATAATTTATAGGAGAACCATCACTAGAAGTGTTAACTGTCGTTGTAGTTCCGCCCGTAAATTTATCTATTTTCCAACTAGGAGTAAAACCTGTTTCCATATCTCCATTAATAACAATTGGATTGATAGGAACAAATACATCTCTCACTTCTACCATTTGTGTAGTAATTCCTGACGCATTATTTGCATCAAGAGCTGTTAATGTTACTTCGTAATCACCTTCACCAGCTTCAAAAATATAGATAGGATCTTTATCTGTTGACGTATCTCCTCCGCCAAAATCCCAGATATAATTTGTAGCTTCACTTGATGTATTGGTGAATTTAATTTTTCTAAAGTTCTCAGCGTCTGGAGTGGTACTAAAGTTTGCTTGTGGTAAAACCAAATCAGGTATAGAACCTGCCTCTGGCAAATCAAACTCAAAAGCTTCTTCGCAGCTTACCACGAAAAATATCGCTGATATGCCTAACACAATCTTTATAGCACTCTTCAAAGTATTCAATTTTTTTTTCATGTTTTCTAATTTTTGTATTATTAATAACCAGGATTTTGTGTTAAAAGTCCCTTACTTAAATTAATTTCTCTTGATGGAATTGGCAATAGTAAGGCTCTGGCATTATAACTAGGATAAACTGATATGTCATCATCGTCATCTTCGTTAGCATGATTTTGCAATACAGCATCCGCAACTCCAAACCTTAACAAATCAAAGAAACGCTGATTTTCAAAAGCCAATTCTACTCTTCTTTCCAATAATAATTCCTCCTTTGATATTACCCCGTCTGCATCATTAGGTAAACCTGCACGATTTCTAACAGCGTTGAATGAACTTAATGCCTCTGCAGTATTAGCATTACCAGTAGCTCCCATAATTGCTTCTACATGCATCAACAATACATCAGCATAACGTAACACTATCCAATCATTACCCGCATCTTTAGGACTAGCACCATAAGTTGGAGCGGCTGGATCTGTAGTAATATCAGAGCCATCAGGTAAAAACTTCGTTACTTCAATTTTCGGATCATCTGGATCACCAAAAACAGCATAAGAAACTGCTGTTCTATTCCCTCCATTTGCATCAAAAGCAGCTACCAAATTAGGATTAACATAGTTTAAACCATCCTG from Aureibaculum sp. 2308TA14-22 includes:
- a CDS encoding PKD domain-containing protein, with translation MKKKLNTLKSAIKIVLGISAIFFVVSCEEAFEFDLPEAGSIPDLVLPQANFSTTPDAENFRKIKFTNTSSEATNYIWDFGGGDTSTDKDPIYIFEAGEGDYEVTLTALDANNASGITTQMVEVRDVFVPINPIVINGDMETGFTPSWKIDKFTGGTTTTVNTSSDGSPINYDEVDTGSKTKGMKFAAGTSDPGNPGSRRYAYQALTVSPTTADRTVKYIIEYAYAIKVAASPGSNITVQILDGHFEDGADALASTPLAESVANELNGKGNFTIVKKEFTSNASGLISIWIFGDTDQDAYIDNVKVYPKP